AGGCTCTGAGCCAACGGCGCGTGTTGTCGCAGTTCGGTAGGCGGGGTGTGCGGTCCATGACGGGCCTCCTCTGAGGATGCGGTGCCGGAATGCTGGAGGGGCCAGCATGCCGTCATGATGGCTACTGCAGGACCAGCACGAGAGCGACGGCGCCCGCGATCACCACGGCCGGGGCGACGACCAGGAGGGGGAGGCGTCTCCCGCCAGCCTTGTCGGCATGACTGCGGCGGCGCTCATCGCGGCTTCCTCGGGTGTGCTGGCGTGCTGGCATGCTGGGTTGTCAGTGAGCTGTCTTGTTGGCGAGCTTCTGATTGATGGCGTCCTGGATCCATTCCTGAACGCTGACGTCCTCGGCGAGAGCCGCAGCCTTCACGTCCTTGTGGAGCGACTTCAGGAGTCGGATGGTCAGCTTGCTCATCTCGTCGGCTGCCAGCGAGGACGGGTCGATGAAGGCGTCCTTGGCGCTGCCGGTCGAGCGGGCGTTGGCTCGAGGGCGGGCGGCGAAGCGGTCTGCGGGTTTGGTGGCCATGGTCAGAGCACCTCCAGGAGTTCGGTGGTGAGGTCGTCGAAGCGGAACTTGCTCGGATTCGGGATGGTGCCGCGGAGTCGCCCGATAGAGACGCTGGCGGGGATGACGGTTTCGAACCGGCCGACGCCTCGCTCATCGAGGAGTGAGGCGAAGTCGGCGGCATCGTTCGTGCGTCCGTCGAAGCGGGATAGGAGCACGTAGGTGGGGACCTGGGTGGCGGTGACCTCGACGGTGCTCCAGGTGCGGTCGGTGTCCATGAACCCCGGTGGTGTGGGGACGATGATGAGGTCGGCGACCTTCACGGCTGCATCCACGACGCTCGGGTCGGTGGGGGGCGTGTCGATGACGGTGAAGTCGGTGGTCGGCTTGTAGCTGCGGAGGCTGGCGTGGTTGGCGGGTCGGATTTCGAACGGCAGGGGCGTGCCGTCTTCGTCGGCGATTCGTGCCCAGTCGGTGGCGGACCCTTGGGTATCCATGTCGAGCACGGTCACGGTGTGCCCAAGTTCGGCGAGTTGGGTCGCGATGAGGATGGCGGCCGTGGTCTTGCCGACGCCACCCTTCAGGTTCACTACAGCGATCGTCTTCATGTTTGCCACCATACTGGCGTGCTGGCAAGACAGCGCGCCATCTTGACGGCATGCCGTCATGCCGGTGTCGGCCGGGTTTGGCGGCGTGCGGCGCGAAGGGCGCTGCAGAGGAGGATCGCGAGGAGTAGGCCGGCTATGGCGCAGAGGATCGCGACGGCCTGTGCTGCACCGAGGAAGGTGGTGGCTGCGTTGGGGTGCTTCTGGTGGATGACGTAGTAGAGCGAGGCGATGCCGTTGTTCATCACGTGGGCTAGAAAGAGGGGCCAGATGCGGCCGGTCGCGATGTAAAGCAGTGCGAGGGCGAGAGCCCAGACGAGGTGGCCGGGGATCGCGATCACGCCGTAGTAGACGTGGAACGCGGTCCGCAGCAGGACGGCGGTGATGAGGATGGTCGGCCAGCGGTGGCCGGCGGCGCGCAGGGCGACCACGGGGACGGCGAGGACGATGATCTCTTCAACGGCGCCGCTGAGCATGCTGTCGTAGACGAGGAGGGCCGCGGCATCGGGGCTGCTCGGGGGAGTCCAGGGGAAGGAGTTTTGGTCCGGTAGTCCGGGGATCGTTTCCAGTGCGTTGGTGATGACGCCTCGCATCTGGAAGATCAGCGTCGCGAGGAGGAAGGTGGCGACGCTGCCGCGCCAGCCTGCTGGCATGCCAGCGCCAATGGTGGATGGAGGGGTGTCGGTGGTCTTGGCGAGGAGCTGCAGTATGGCGAGGCCTGCGAAGGTGAGGGCGAGGGCGGGGATGAGGCTGTTGAAGAGTGTCCAGGCGTCCTGGGTGCCGGCGGGGCCGGGCTGGGGGTAGAAGGCCAGGATGAGTGCGGCGATGGTGGCTGTGAGCCACGTGGTGCTGTAGAGCCCGCCGAGGAGTGCCCATGCGGTGCTGTGGGGGATAGCTCCCGGGGTGGTAAGTCGGAGCGGTCGCCATAGAGCGCGCAGTACTCGGATGCTTCGTCGGCGGCGTGCAAGGTGCGCGCGGTGTCTCCGCGCTTGGGTGGGGGTCATGCGACACCTTCTAGTGCGTGCTGGCGTGCTGGCCTGCTGGCGTTGGGTGGGGGTGGATCGAGGTCGTTGAGGCGCATTTCGTCGAGGAGGGCTCGGATCTCGCGGTCTGCTTCGAGGTCGTCGGCGTGGAGGGCGATGTGGTGGCGCTCGAGGTAGGCCCACCAGATGCGGCGGTGTTCGCGGTAGGCCGCGATCTTGGTGGCGCGGGCGTGGGTGACGCCGAAGCGTTCGGCGAGTCGCTCGAGCTCGCGGTCGTCGCTGGTGAGCCAGTAGCCCTCGTCGGCGTGGCCGTCGATGAGGTTCCAGCCGGTGAGGGTGGCGAGGGCGTCGGTGACGGCGGTGCGAGAGAGGCCGGTGCGGGCCTGGATGGTCGCGGGGGAGGAGCCATGGCCGTGCTCGATGGCTTCGTAGGTGAGGGCTGCGGGGATCCCGAGGCGCTCGAAGACGGGGCGGAGGGCGTGGGCCTTCCCGCGGATCCAGCGCACGGTCTCGGCTGTGGCTGCGTGGCGGTCGGGGATGCGGAGCTCGTAGGCGGCGGCGTCGCGGCCGTGGGCGCGCAGGGTGAGGGTGATCCAGGGGTCGTCCTGGGTGGAGAGCTCGCGGAGGAGTGTGGCGACGGTCTGGATGCTGAGCCCGGTGGCGAGGGAGAGACCGCGGATGCCGGTCGCGGTGAGGGTGGAGCCGATCTCGTGGGACTGCTTGGCGATTGCGCGGAGGAGGAGGCGACGGGTCCAGCCGTGGGCACCGGGGAATTCTCGGGTCTCCACCTCGTGGAGCAGGCTGCGCCAGGTGCGGATCGTGCCGTGGGTGTCACGGACGGAGGGCTCCCCCGTGTGAGAGACGGCGCTTGTGTCAGATGTATGGACGGAGTCCCCCTGCGCTTCGTTCTTGGCTCTGAACAGGGGCTCCATGCGGGTCCAGTCGCCGGCGAAGGAGCGCCAGGGCCGGGGGCGGTGGGCGTGGAGTGCCCAGAGGCCGGGCCAGCGTCCGTCGCTCATGCGCGCGGCGACGTCCTCGCGGCTAAGGCCGGTGGCCATGGCGGACCAGAGGACGGCCCAGCGGGCTTCTGAGGGGCTGTCGTAGCCGTAGGCCGCCCAGTCGCCCTCGAGGGCGAGGGAGAGGTACTTCTGGCCCATGACGCGGCCGGCGCCGGCTTCGTAGACGACGGGGGTGCTGTGGGGCTCGGCCGCGGCGGTCGCGGCGCGCTTGGCCTGCACGAGGCGGATCTCGTCGCGGAACGTGAGGCGGAGCCGGCGGACGGCGCGGGCAGGTGTGCGGAGTCCGTCAACGCGCTCGCGCAGGGAGCGTTCACTGATAGTGAGCTGGCGGTGGCCGCCGAGCTTGTGGACGCTGCCGGGGACGGTGATGCAGCCTCGGGCGATCGACTGGTGGGGGGAGGGGTCGAGCGTCGCCCAGCGCTGGGCCATCGCCTCGACGAGCTCACGCGCTTCGAGGAAGGCCAGCGGCTGCTCGAGAAGGACGTAGACGTGGGAGCCACCGTGAGCGTGGTCCGTGAGGAACCAGGCACCGGCCTGGTCGAGCATCGCCTCGGTCTGGAAGACGTCGTACGCGACGTCGGCGATCTGCTCGGTAGTGCGGTCCTTCGCATCGAAGTCGAGAGCGAGAACGTTGCACTGTCCGGCGTCGCTGTAGAGGCGGACAGCGGCCGGCTTGGACGGCAGATCAGTGGTGAGGGCTTGCTCGGTCCTCGCGGGGTAGCTGACGCGGTTCTCACGCTGGGGCTTACCCAGGCGCATGCGGGGCTGGCCAGCGATCACGGACGCGGTGAGCGACCAAGAGGTCTCGGGGGAGAGGGCCGTATAGGGGGGGGTAGACACGCCAGGCTCGCCGTACTTGCCTACGGCGGCGCGCCCCCCGTACTCTGGGGGTACCAAGTTGATGAACCTCCTTTCATCTCACCTCGGGGATCACCAGCGCCAACTGGCCCCCAAGACTTCTTTCACCACCCCCGGACCTGCGCCAACAGGTTGCGGGGGTGAAGTCTTTATGCGGTCTTTCGATCTATCTCCAGGCTCTCTTGAGCTGCGCCTAGGCGCGCCTTCTCCAAGTCCAGACTGGCGATCCACGGCACGAGCTGGGCAGCGGTAAGGTCCGTCACCGACTCTCCAACCAGCTCCGCATACTCGTACAGCTTGTCGCGGCTGGTGGTCGGGATGCGGGTCTTGATATCCGCACGGTCGCCCTTGCTCGGACGACCTCCACTTCGCTTCTGTGCCATGCGGATCACGTTACACGGAGACCAACGTTCCTGGAACAGAACCAGGCGGCGTGTCGCTCCCTGCAAAGCAGGGAACGCCCTATACACATCCTTCCGGTCCACCCAGCAGGCAAGCCAGATCAACTGCGCCGATCCGCTGGAGCCCCGCTGCCGAGTGGTACTGCATGCTGGAGGTATCTGTCGCGGAAGGACGGTGTCCATGCTGGCATTCACGGGGTACACGACGGACCCGGAGACGGGGGAGCGGCTGCCTCCGATCGGCACGCTCTTGGATGTCCGGGGGCTCGATGCTCTGGTCGAGGGCGGCATCCTCGAGCAGACGAACTGGAGCGGTTACCCCCTGACGTATGTGGGGACGGCGCAGGCAATCGCGGAGTGGCTCGAGCAGCTCCCGCCGCATCTCTTCCGAGTTCGCGGCGTTGGAGCGGAGCGTACTCAGGAGCATCCACAGGGGATCCGTCTAGTAGATGGGGAGGAGGCTCAGCGCCTCGCCGTCGAGGGGCTGCGAGGCCTGGATCCCGAACGACGAATCCAGGTCGATCTCTGGGATCAGAGCTGAACTCTGCCGGTCGACCACGTCACCGACCATGGCGCTTCAGCTGCCGTACGGGGAGGGCTTCGGTGTGGTGCCGGTGACCGCCGTGATGGCCTTTAGCAACGGGGGAGCCTCGGACGCCGCGAGGAAGAGAGCGTGCCCCAGAGCCTGGTCCAGGCTCGTGAAGCCTGGGTCCTGTGTCCAGAGCTCGTCGCGTTGGAGACGTTCGATGCGGTCTCTCATCTGACGCGAGAGGCCTGCGATCTGGGCTGAGATCTCGGCTAAGTCGTAGAGCTCGTCGTGCAGCTCTTCATGCGTCATGGGCCGGCCGCGGGCTGCTTGCAGGTCCTCGGGCAGGCCCTCGACCCGGCGCCGTGGCCGGGGCACCGCGACGGGGGCCTGCGGGGTATGTGAGGCGGCGGGGAGTCGCCCCGCCTGACGGGCACGGTAGCGGCGCATCTGTGCGCGCTTGCGGCACTGATCGGAACAGTAGGTACGGCGCCCGGCAATGAACTGCTTACCGCACACAGGACATCTCACGCGACCTTGTCGACCCATCTCCATCCCCCTCAAGAACACCTACTAACACCCTACACGGGGGTACTACGTTGTCCCCCGGGGACGCATTGGTGCCAGAGGTCCGTCGTCCTGTTACTTCTGAGCTTCTGCGTTCTGGGGGTGTGCCTGGTGCTGGGGATCGTGTCTCTGCCTGTGGGCGTGCTGAGGGTGTCTTCGGTGGGGTCTGTCTCGGGGTGTTGAGCTAATGCTTCGTGCTCTGCCTGGGTTCTGGTCGGTCTCCTCTGGAGCTCGTGCCGTTGTTCTGGATGGAGTGCTCGGGCTTCCGCGTCGGCAGTTCGTGTGGGCATCTCGACTGCAGGGGGCTCATCGCTCCGGGGCCGGGCCCCCGCGGGGCGCCGTTTAGCAACTGGCTCAAATGCGACAGTTGCTAAGCAGGCAGGTTCAGTGCTGGCTCGGACGGCCCCGAGCCCTGCCGGAAGCTCTGCACGAGGTCCTCCGGCGCTGCAGGGCGTATCTCCGCGACGGAGACAGGCCTGCAGCTGACCTGACGGATGCTCGGCCTCAGCCTGGATCGATCAGGGAGGTGGAGACGCGGCCGCGCGTCAGAGGCAGCTGACGCGATCTGCACTGGAACGTCTTGCCACTGGATGATTCATGCTCGGTTCAGTGACGCGGCGGTGATGAAGATTCCGCGCTCATGGAACGCGCGAGGGCTCTGCTGCTGTGCCTCGTCTCGGAAGATTGCCGGCACGTCCGGGAGCCATGGTGGCGTCACCCGCGCCGGGTCCCTCACCCACTCCGGGGCAGTCCACCCATCACGCCCTGAGAGGTGGTCCGCGAGTGCCGCGAAAGCCGCGTCGATCTCGTGCGACCCAGTCGGTTCAGGCTCGCGCGCAAAGACCATCGCCCCAAGGTCCAGCCCCCTGCGTCGGACGGTCGAGGCGTAGTCATCGAGGGACTGGAGGATCCCCGAAGCGCCAGCACGCAGCGAGGGAGTCGCCCTCCGAGAACATCCGGGCGCACTCCCGCGCGTTGCTCCGAGCCGTGTGACGCACGGGGCCGCCGCTCGAAAGAGCGCGCCAATCCACCCCGGGAGCAGACTGAGCCTTTTCGATCAGCTCCCGGACCGAGAGCACCCTGCCTCCGAAGCGCACCGCATCCGCTCCTCCCCGGGCGCCACTCGCCATCAAATCGATCGTATCCACCAGCCCACAACCCTCGGACAGAGCTAGTCGGGGAGTCATGTGAGAGCTCCGCATGCATCAGACCTGGTCAGACTGCGCAGATTTACCCTCAAGCCGGGCACTCCGTACGCATCACCCCAGGTCAGGATGCGCAGATTTACCCTCACGCCAGCCTCTCCAACTGCGTCACCGCAGGTCAGGCCGCGCTGATGTGGCCTCAGCGCTCGCTGGGCGAGGACCCTGACTCCGACTGCTGGGGTGCTAGCGCCGGCCACCCACGCCGGAACGACTGCCGCGACCCCCCGCACCCCTGCAGTTTCGGTCTCGGTCATGGACAGGACACTCATCGCACTCCCCCTCGGGACCACAGACCCCGGACCGGGCTGGAATCGCCGGTCGGCCCTCGGAAGTCGGGGACGCTCCTGTCGGGTACGGCTCCCGACGCGCCCCACATCCCTCGACCCGAGGCCGACCACGCTCCCCGGCCTCACCCGTCGTGCTCCTCGCTCAGCGTCGACCGGGGTTCGCGCGGCGGATCGCCTCGTGCCAGTACGGCTCCACGCGTCCGCGTCCGGCGCGGTCTTTCGCGCCCTCGAGGTGCACCCGGGCGGATACCCAGGACATCAAGTGGGGCTGCGCGAGCTCGATGCGGTCCAGCCACTCCTCGACAGTGAGGAGCAGCCGCTCCCCGCCCACGATCACCTGCACAGACTCGTCCGGGACATCGGGGTCCCGCCAGCTGTGGCTCATGGACACCGGGGTGCCACCGGCGACGGCGCGCTGGTAACCGGCGACGACCGACTCGGCCGCGCCGAGCAGGTCCTTTTGCGCGTAGTACCGCGGGTATCTCGCGCGCATCTCGCTCGACCGCCCGGCGGGCGGAGCGGGATAGGGAGTGAAGGGCTGGGGGCTCACGGGGCTCAGTGTGCGCTCGGGGCCGGACAGCCAGGCGCCGGTGGGCTCAGTCGGCGTCGAGCGGTGCGATGAGCGAGGGGTCCGTGCGGTCGAGGGTGCGGACGTTGTTGACCTGGCGGTCCACCGGCACGGTCACCAGCTCGGCGGCCATGGTGGTGGAGACCTGGTCGAGCTGCGCGAGCAGGGGGTCCTTCTGCTCGGGCTCGAGCTTCCCGGGGACGAGCCAGTCGGCGACGGCATCCTCGGTGAGGAAGACGGGCATGCGGTCGTGGACTTCACCGCTGGCGTCCCGCGCCTCGCGCGTGACGATGGTGAAGGTGACGTCCCAGCCGTCGCCGTCCTCGGCCTTGCGAGCGGAGGTGAGGCCGGCGGCGTGCAGCAGCTGCCCGTCGGGGTGGTGGATGAAGTACGGGTCCTTGCCGCCGTCGTCGGCCTCGACCCATTCGTAGTAGCCGGTCATGGGCACGATGGCGCGGCCGCTCGAGAACGGTCCGCGGAACATGCCGTTGGTCGCGATCGTCTCCAGGCGCGCGTTGATCGGGCGAGGCCCCTTGTCCTTCGCCCACGCGGGGTACAGACCCCAGCACGCCAGCTCGAGACTCCGCTGCACCTCGCCGTCGTCGTCGACGAACTCGCGCACCACCGGCGCCTTGGTACGCGGCGCGATGCTGTAGACCGCCTCCCACTGCGCCGCGCGGTCCTGCCCTGTGGCCACATAGCCGTGCAGCAGCCGATCTCCACTACCGGGGACCGGCATCGTTCGGTTGAGAATTATTCCCCAGGCTGACCCGCACGCAACGGTGAGAAGGTGACTGAGGAATTCGCAGAAGCACTGGCAACGGTGCTGCTCAACGTGTTCGTGGCCGTGCTACGGGTACTGGAGGCGGAGCTGACTCGGCCTGGGTGGGACCGAGGGGGTCCGGAGTCGACCACCTTGCTAGGCTGAAGACATAGAGAGTATGTCTCTCGGGTGGGTGGGAACCGCAAGGACTTCTCTATGCCGTCCTCCACCCCAAGCTCACCACCATCAACAACTACCAAGAGCGTCCATCGTCGGGGCCTCCTGGGGCTGTTGGCCATCCTCTTGTGCGCGACCGCGATCGGTGCGGTAAACCTGGCTGCACTGCAGAT
The nucleotide sequence above comes from Brachybacterium fresconis. Encoded proteins:
- a CDS encoding SOS response-associated peptidase; amino-acid sequence: MPVPGSGDRLLHGYVATGQDRAAQWEAVYSIAPRTKAPVVREFVDDDGEVQRSLELACWGLYPAWAKDKGPRPINARLETIATNGMFRGPFSSGRAIVPMTGYYEWVEADDGGKDPYFIHHPDGQLLHAAGLTSARKAEDGDGWDVTFTIVTREARDASGEVHDRMPVFLTEDAVADWLVPGKLEPEQKDPLLAQLDQVSTTMAAELVTVPVDRQVNNVRTLDRTDPSLIAPLDAD
- a CDS encoding toxin-antitoxin system HicB family antitoxin, producing MATKPADRFAARPRANARSTGSAKDAFIDPSSLAADEMSKLTIRLLKSLHKDVKAAALAEDVSVQEWIQDAINQKLANKTAH
- a CDS encoding CPBP family intramembrane glutamic endopeptidase, with translation MTPTQARRHRAHLARRRRSIRVLRALWRPLRLTTPGAIPHSTAWALLGGLYSTTWLTATIAALILAFYPQPGPAGTQDAWTLFNSLIPALALTFAGLAILQLLAKTTDTPPSTIGAGMPAGWRGSVATFLLATLIFQMRGVITNALETIPGLPDQNSFPWTPPSSPDAAALLVYDSMLSGAVEEIIVLAVPVVALRAAGHRWPTILITAVLLRTAFHVYYGVIAIPGHLVWALALALLYIATGRIWPLFLAHVMNNGIASLYYVIHQKHPNAATTFLGAAQAVAILCAIAGLLLAILLCSALRAARRQTRPTPA
- a CDS encoding ParA family protein produces the protein MTACRQDGALSCQHASMVANMKTIAVVNLKGGVGKTTAAILIATQLAELGHTVTVLDMDTQGSATDWARIADEDGTPLPFEIRPANHASLRSYKPTTDFTVIDTPPTDPSVVDAAVKVADLIIVPTPPGFMDTDRTWSTVEVTATQVPTYVLLSRFDGRTNDAADFASLLDERGVGRFETVIPASVSIGRLRGTIPNPSKFRFDDLTTELLEVL